The following DNA comes from Arthrobacter sp. SLBN-83.
CCACGCTGGTCCGAGGTTCCACGACGGTACTGGCGACGCCGCGCGAGGCGAGGTCCAGCGCCAGGAACAGGCCGCTGGGGCCGCCCCCGGCAATGAGGACCTGCACCTCCCCGGGGATGTCCGCGGCGGAGGCGTTATGAAGGGTGCTCATCAGGCACGGCTCCGGAGGGAAAGATCGCCCACAGGGGTGGTGAGGGTGCCCAGCTTCTCGATCTCCACCTCGACAGTGTCGCCCGGCTGGAGGAGCCATTGGGGGGTGCGGGCATAACCCACGCCTTCCGGTGTCCCGGTGGCGATGACGTCGCCCGGGTGCAGCGTGAAGGTCTGGCTGATGAACGAGATGATGGCCGGGACGGAAAAGATCATGTCCCGGGTGTTGCCGTTCTGGGCTTCAGTGCCGTTCACGAGTGTGCGGACCTGGAGCCCGTCGCGGAGGTCGCCCACCTCGTCGCGGCTGACCAGAGGACCCAGTGGGCCGCTGAAGTCGCCGTTCTTGCCCAGGGTCCACTGCGAGGTGAGCTTTTGGGCCTTCCGGGAGGTGATGTCGTTGAAGGTGGAGTAGCCAAAAACAGCGTCGGCAGCTTCCGTCTCCCCAGCGGACTCGACGCGGCGGCCGATGTAGGCGGCCACTTCGCCCTCCCAGTCCAGGCCGGCTTCGCCTGCAGGAACAGGGACGGGCACGTTGCCAACGGACAGGGAGGCCGTCCAGCGGGCGAACAGGGTGGGGTAGGGCGGCAGTTCCTGGTCCTTGAAGCTCCCCTCGGCGACGTGCGCCTTGTAGTTCAGCCCCACGCAAATGACCCGTGCCGAGGCTGGGACGAGTGGCACCTCGGTGACGCTGCCCCGCCCCAGCCAGGCGCCGTCGTCGGACGCTTCCCTGCCGGCGCCGGACGCGTCCGTCGCGGCGGCAACCAGCGTTGCGGCCTTGTCCTGCCAGCCTTCCGCGTCAGCCCAGAATTCGGTGACGGTGGCGAGCGGAAGGATGCGGGAGCCGGCGAGCGCTGCTGCATAGGGTTCGCCGTTATGGGTGATGCCGATGAACTGCATGGATGGCCTTTCAGGTCTGTTTCCCGGGCGTCTGTAGTCCGGAGAAGTGGTGGGGAATCAGTGCTCTTCCGCCTGGCGGCGGAGGAAATCGATGGTGGCGGCTATGGCCTTTTCGGCGGCATTGCTGCTGCCGTCCTGGCTGGCCCACATGTGGTCAGCGCCGTCCAGCAGGAGGAGTTCGACGGCGTTGCCCGCTCCTGCCAGCGCGTCGGCCAGTCCGGCGGACTGGGCCGCGGGGACGAAGCGGTCGGCCGTTCCGTGGATGAGGAGGAAGGGCGGGGCGCCGGCGTGAACGTAGGTGATGGGGCTGGCGGCCCTGGCCTTGTCCGGCGCGTCCGCCGGCTGTGCGCCGATCAGCAGGGCTTCACGGGAGCCGGGATCATCGGCGCGGGCCACGGCGTCCGGCCGCGCCTGTCCACCCATCCGTTCCAGATCGGTGGGCGGGTACCAGGCTACGACGGCCCCGACCCCGTCATTTCCACCCTCGCCGCCGCTGCCCGGTTCACGGAATTCTTCGACTCCGGCTGTGAGTCCCAGGAGGCAGGCGAGGTGTCCCCCGGCGGAGTCGCCCCAGGCGTAGATCCGGCGCGGGTCCACGCCGTACTCCGCGGCGTGGGAGCGAAGCCAGCGGACCGCTGCGTTCGCATCCAGCAGCTGCGCGGGAAAGGTGGCAACGTCGGTCAGTCGGTAATCCACGGAAGCCACCACAAACCCTGCCAACGCCAACTGCTCAATGGGGCCGAGCCTGAAACCGTCAACGACCGGACCCAGTGAGGACCGCTCCCCCGTCCTCCAGCCGCCGCCGTGAAGGTGGACGACGGCGGGGCGGCCGCGATGGGTTGGTCCACCCACTGCGTCCAGTCCCTCCAACCCGGCGCCGGGAAGATAGAGGTCCAACAGCAGTGGAGAGGCTTCCGCTGGCCTGGCGAACTCGATCCCTCGAAGGATCCGCAGTGCCGTCATCGTTGAATCCATGTATGAGGCGTCATTCCTGTACTGTGGGCCGTGCGGGCCAAAACCAGGCCCGCGTTCATAAACACACTTTGTCCCATGGCCGGGGCGGGACGCGCTGGCGGTTTCACTGAATGAAACTAGATCGGGCAAACCGGGATTGCCGGGCCAAGCTGTTGACGTCCTGGCGCGGCAGCGCGGCAGCCCGCACGCCGTAGTAGAGGCAAACAAGTGCTGCACCACCGAGGATCATGGGTGCTGGCGCCGGATACGTCCCCGCGCACTAACGCCGCGGCACGGCCGTCAACAGTTCCCGGGCAAGGAAATCCAGGGCCGGTTGCCCCTCCGGCAGCCCGGCGGTGTGGTTCAAATGGCCGTGCACCCCACCCTTGGCAAGGAAGTAGGAGACCGGAACCCCGGCCCGTTCCAAGGCCGAAGCAAACTGCTCGGTTGAGCCCCGGGCGTCGTCGTACTCGCAGGCGAGCAGCGCTGTGGGCGGAAGCCCGGCCGGGTCCGCGTAGCCGGGCATGGCGTAGGAAGGTGCCATG
Coding sequences within:
- a CDS encoding fumarylacetoacetate hydrolase family protein, with protein sequence MQFIGITHNGEPYAAALAGSRILPLATVTEFWADAEGWQDKAATLVAAATDASGAGREASDDGAWLGRGSVTEVPLVPASARVICVGLNYKAHVAEGSFKDQELPPYPTLFARWTASLSVGNVPVPVPAGEAGLDWEGEVAAYIGRRVESAGETEAADAVFGYSTFNDITSRKAQKLTSQWTLGKNGDFSGPLGPLVSRDEVGDLRDGLQVRTLVNGTEAQNGNTRDMIFSVPAIISFISQTFTLHPGDVIATGTPEGVGYARTPQWLLQPGDTVEVEIEKLGTLTTPVGDLSLRSRA
- a CDS encoding alpha/beta hydrolase, with amino-acid sequence MTALRILRGIEFARPAEASPLLLDLYLPGAGLEGLDAVGGPTHRGRPAVVHLHGGGWRTGERSSLGPVVDGFRLGPIEQLALAGFVVASVDYRLTDVATFPAQLLDANAAVRWLRSHAAEYGVDPRRIYAWGDSAGGHLACLLGLTAGVEEFREPGSGGEGGNDGVGAVVAWYPPTDLERMGGQARPDAVARADDPGSREALLIGAQPADAPDKARAASPITYVHAGAPPFLLIHGTADRFVPAAQSAGLADALAGAGNAVELLLLDGADHMWASQDGSSNAAEKAIAATIDFLRRQAEEH